One segment of Macrotis lagotis isolate mMagLag1 chromosome 1, bilby.v1.9.chrom.fasta, whole genome shotgun sequence DNA contains the following:
- the LOC141492223 gene encoding kallikrein-15-like: MHRLLTLFCLLTVTVSQGSDKVLGGEECPPHSQPWQAAIFEGSRFNCGASLISSRWLLTAAHCYTGKMRVRLGEHNLRIWDGAEQLRGVVHAFPHPRYESHTHHDDIMLLRLSRPANFSPSVRPVALPTRCPQQGEQCVVSGWGLVAETKNGNRSSPTDRVNLPDTLHCANISIISTASCNKDYRGQVTDTMVCAGVEGGGTDSCEGDSGGPLVCNGTLQGIVSWGDVPCDTTTKPGVYTKVCKYLGWIQHVMKKN, translated from the exons TGTCACAGGGCAGTGACAAGGTCCTAGGTGGGGAGGAGTGTCCTCCGCATTCCCAGCCATGGCAGGCAGCAATCTTCGAAGGGAGTCGGTTCAATTGCGGGGCTTCCCTCATCTCCAGCCGGTGGCTCCTTACTGCTGCCCACTGCTACACTGG CAAGATGCGGGTCCGGCTAGGAGAGCACAACCTCCGCATATGGGACGGAGCGGAGCAGCTGCGGGGAGTGGTCCATGCTTTCCCGCATCCTCGCTACGAGAGTCACACCCACCATGATGACATCATGCTGCTCCGCCTGAGCCGACCGGCCAACTTCTCGCCCAGCGTCCGGCCCGTGGCCCTGCCCACCCGCTGCCCCCAGCAAGGGGAGCAGTGCGTGGTCTCGGGCTGGGGCCTGGTGGCCGAAACCAAGAACGGGAACCGGAGTAGCCCGACTGACCGAG TGAACCTTCCAGATACTCTGCATTGTGCCAACATCAGCATCATATCCACTGCTTCCTGTAACAAGGACTATCGCGGGCAGGTGACAGACACCATGGTGTGTGCAGGTGTTGAGGGAGGAGGCACCGACTCCTGTGAG GGTGACTCAGGAGGCCCCCTAGTCTGCAATGGAACTCTGCAGGGTATTGTCTCATGGGGTGACGTCCCCTGTGATACCACTACCAAACCAGGGGTCTACACCAAAGTGTGCAAATACTTGGGTTGGATTCAACATGTAATGAAGAAGAACTGA
- the LOC141492206 gene encoding uncharacterized protein LOC141492206 isoform X2 yields MDTALTQLVSSKNKFKRSYFTVGTRQSEILKQEEIKKKPSKPICKEILTRIPTTIWNESRFVLRAWTLCISVLAFLLLLSLTDGRLAIIQVSETYTEVLGYWTNCQRHICPDLRKVTVSKHLGMGFMTLALASEIFCLLFMGLSFRPIFRRIKRCDLVFGFLNYVTGTLCLFNYQHTFSLSKTNQRIQQTISEPLDKRIETIPAGRRRTTFHLSSQILES; encoded by the exons ATGGACACAGCACTAACACAATTAGTCTCATCGAAGAATAAATTTAAACGTTCCTACTTCACAGTAGGAACTAGACAGAGTGAAATACTAAAACAGGAGGAGATTAAGAAAAAGCCTAGTAAACCAATATGTAAAG AAATTCTGACTCGAATACCCACTACCATCTGGAATGAAAGTCGATTCGTTTTAAGGGCCTGGACTCTTTGTATAAGTGTATTAGCATTTTTGCTTCTACTTTCTTTGACTGATGGACGGCTGGCTATCATTCAAGTATCAGAAACTTACACTGAAGTCTTGGGCTACTGGACTAACTGTCAACGTCACATCTGCCCAGACCTACGCAAGGTCACAG TGAGTAAACACCTGGGAATGGGCTTCATGACACTTGCCCTGGCCTCTGAGATCTTCTGCCTCCTCTTCATGGGCTTATCTTTCCGGCCCATCTTCCGAAGAATCAAGCGCTGTGATTTGGtctttggtttcctcaactatgtCACTG GCACCCTCTGCTTGTTCAACTACCAGCACACCTTCTCCCTTAGTAAGACCAACCAGAGGATACAACAAACCATCTCTGAGCCGTTGGACAAGAGAATAGAAACTATCCCAGCGGGCAGACGCAGGACCACCTTCCACCTCTCCTCCCAGATCTTGGAATCCTAG
- the LOC141492206 gene encoding uncharacterized protein LOC141492206 isoform X1, with protein sequence MDTALTQLVSSKNKFKRSYFTVGTRQSEILKQEEIKKKPSKPICKEILTRIPTTIWNESRFVLRAWTLCISVLAFLLLLSLTDGRLAIIQVSETYTEVLGYWTNCQRHICPDLRKVTVSKHLGMGFMTLALASEIFCLLFMGLSFRPIFRRIKRCDLVFGFLNYVTGVLILLALLLFTHECETIYPIKVTYVFPYYLCWCSVVLQFLSGTLCLFNYQHTFSLSKTNQRIQQTISEPLDKRIETIPAGRRRTTFHLSSQILES encoded by the exons ATGGACACAGCACTAACACAATTAGTCTCATCGAAGAATAAATTTAAACGTTCCTACTTCACAGTAGGAACTAGACAGAGTGAAATACTAAAACAGGAGGAGATTAAGAAAAAGCCTAGTAAACCAATATGTAAAG AAATTCTGACTCGAATACCCACTACCATCTGGAATGAAAGTCGATTCGTTTTAAGGGCCTGGACTCTTTGTATAAGTGTATTAGCATTTTTGCTTCTACTTTCTTTGACTGATGGACGGCTGGCTATCATTCAAGTATCAGAAACTTACACTGAAGTCTTGGGCTACTGGACTAACTGTCAACGTCACATCTGCCCAGACCTACGCAAGGTCACAG TGAGTAAACACCTGGGAATGGGCTTCATGACACTTGCCCTGGCCTCTGAGATCTTCTGCCTCCTCTTCATGGGCTTATCTTTCCGGCCCATCTTCCGAAGAATCAAGCGCTGTGATTTGGtctttggtttcctcaactatgtCACTG GAGTCCTGATTTTGCTAGCTTTGCTGCTCTTCACTCATGAATGTGAGACCATTTACCCCATCAAGGTCACCTATGTATTTCCTTACTATCTGTGCTGGTGCAGTGTGGTGCTGCAGTTCTTGTCAG GCACCCTCTGCTTGTTCAACTACCAGCACACCTTCTCCCTTAGTAAGACCAACCAGAGGATACAACAAACCATCTCTGAGCCGTTGGACAAGAGAATAGAAACTATCCCAGCGGGCAGACGCAGGACCACCTTCCACCTCTCCTCCCAGATCTTGGAATCCTAG